In Sphingomonas sp. LR60, the following are encoded in one genomic region:
- a CDS encoding Gfo/Idh/MocA family protein produces the protein MTHSDRRSVLGLGLSAGLMGLAGDALAQSATRGDAPTETAVAKPASEAKYRVPFAVIRMDHNHIYGITDAMIRGGGVLTSFYATDPQQIAAFRQRYPGAKLARSEDEILQDRAIKLVCSAAIPSLRAPLGIRVMRAGKDYLSDKAAVTTLAQLADVRRAIKETGRKYGIMYSERLEVPAAVMAGQMVHDGAIGRVIQTINLAPHRLSASNRPAWFWDPARNGGILTDVGSHQADQFVYLTGSTRAQVLASQTGNFAHPEHPKFEDFGDMMLHGSGGAGYIRVDWFTPDGLPTWGDGRLFILGTEGYIELRKYVDIAGHPGGNHLFIADRKGTRYIDCSKVPLPFGPQFINDIVEGTSVAQDQAGALLAAELVLTAEAKATKATPG, from the coding sequence ATGACGCATTCCGATCGCCGTTCGGTGCTGGGGTTGGGGTTGAGCGCAGGGTTGATGGGGTTGGCCGGCGATGCGCTGGCGCAATCCGCGACCCGCGGCGACGCGCCGACCGAAACCGCCGTCGCCAAACCTGCATCGGAGGCCAAGTACCGCGTGCCGTTCGCCGTGATCCGGATGGATCACAACCACATCTACGGGATCACCGATGCGATGATCCGCGGGGGCGGGGTGCTCACCAGCTTCTATGCGACCGATCCGCAGCAGATCGCGGCGTTCCGCCAACGCTATCCCGGCGCGAAGCTGGCGCGGAGCGAGGACGAGATCCTTCAGGATCGTGCGATCAAGTTGGTGTGCAGCGCCGCGATCCCCAGTTTGCGTGCACCGCTCGGCATCCGCGTGATGCGCGCGGGCAAGGACTATCTCAGCGACAAGGCGGCGGTGACCACGCTCGCGCAGCTCGCCGACGTGCGCCGTGCGATCAAGGAGACCGGGCGCAAGTACGGGATCATGTATTCCGAACGGCTGGAGGTGCCCGCCGCGGTAATGGCTGGGCAGATGGTGCACGACGGCGCGATCGGGCGCGTGATCCAGACCATCAACCTCGCGCCGCATCGCCTGTCCGCGTCGAACCGTCCGGCGTGGTTCTGGGATCCGGCGCGCAACGGTGGCATCCTTACCGATGTCGGCAGCCACCAGGCCGATCAGTTCGTCTATCTGACGGGCAGTACGCGCGCGCAGGTGCTCGCGTCGCAAACCGGCAATTTCGCGCACCCGGAGCATCCGAAGTTCGAGGATTTCGGTGATATGATGCTCCACGGCAGCGGTGGAGCCGGGTATATTCGGGTCGATTGGTTCACCCCGGACGGTTTGCCGACCTGGGGTGACGGCCGACTCTTCATCCTCGGCACCGAGGGATATATCGAGCTACGTAAGTACGTTGACATCGCCGGGCACCCCGGCGGCAACCATCTGTTCATCGCCGATCGCAAGGGCACGCGCTACATCGACTGCTCAAAAGTCCCGCTGCCATTCGGCCCGCAATTCATCAACGATATCGTCGAAGGCACATCTGTGGCGCAGGATCAGGCGGGCGCCTTGCTGGCAGCGGAACTGGTGCTGACGGCGGAGGCTAAGGCGACCAAGGCGACGCCAGGGTAA
- a CDS encoding Gfo/Idh/MocA family protein, which translates to MPNGRRSANGRKARSCCRTMAIGSTSDRSRSANIEGNAPMIDRRTMLTGAGAALGVAISARSYAQIKGANDRLRVAVVGVNGRGQAHLSAFSKQPNVAITHLVDVDSDVLAKRAAAFAAKGNSAIKTEGDYRRLLDRKAVDVITVATPDHWHAKLAIDAMDSGRHCYMEKPIGIAPAEGEALIATQKRTGRVLQVGNQQRSSPETQQLGALIRAGELGDIYEAQTWYANNRGSIGKGNVVAPPANLNWDLWQGPRPRGEYRSNLVHYNWHWFWKYGTGEICNNAMHELDVARWLMGLTYPNTVAARGAKRFHAGDDWEMYDSLALDLTYDDNRVIRWKGESCNGQQTYGRGRGVLLLGTKGSAIVDRNGFELYDLAGKQTRQVKAAATSETTGTVGEGVLDVYHARNFVDVIRGKASALASPIAEGHISTTLCHLGNIAYRTNSVLTIDPATGKPASAEAMKLWAVDYQPGWEVRA; encoded by the coding sequence ATGCCAAATGGCCGTCGTTCGGCGAACGGGCGCAAGGCCCGATCCTGTTGCAGGACCATGGCGATCGGGTCGACTTCCGATCGATCAAGATCCGCGAATATCGAGGGGAATGCACCGATGATCGATCGTCGCACGATGTTGACCGGGGCCGGCGCGGCACTGGGAGTCGCGATCAGCGCGCGAAGCTATGCCCAGATCAAGGGCGCGAACGACCGGCTGCGCGTCGCGGTGGTCGGGGTCAACGGCCGCGGACAGGCGCATCTCAGCGCGTTCAGCAAGCAGCCGAATGTCGCGATCACCCACCTTGTCGACGTGGACTCGGACGTGCTCGCCAAGCGTGCCGCCGCCTTCGCCGCCAAGGGCAACAGCGCGATCAAGACCGAGGGCGATTACCGCCGGTTGCTCGATCGCAAAGCGGTCGATGTCATCACCGTCGCCACCCCGGACCATTGGCACGCCAAGCTCGCGATCGACGCGATGGATTCCGGGCGGCATTGTTACATGGAAAAGCCGATCGGGATCGCGCCCGCCGAGGGCGAGGCGCTGATCGCGACCCAGAAGCGCACCGGGCGCGTGCTGCAGGTCGGCAACCAGCAGCGCTCGAGCCCCGAGACGCAGCAGCTGGGGGCGTTGATCCGCGCCGGGGAGTTGGGCGACATCTATGAGGCGCAGACCTGGTACGCCAACAATCGCGGCTCGATCGGCAAGGGCAATGTTGTCGCGCCTCCGGCCAATCTCAATTGGGATTTGTGGCAGGGGCCACGTCCACGCGGTGAGTATCGCTCGAACCTCGTCCATTATAACTGGCACTGGTTCTGGAAGTACGGCACCGGCGAAATCTGCAACAACGCGATGCACGAACTGGACGTCGCGCGCTGGCTGATGGGGCTGACCTATCCGAACACGGTGGCGGCCCGTGGCGCGAAGCGCTTCCACGCGGGCGACGACTGGGAAATGTACGACTCGCTCGCGCTCGATCTCACCTATGACGACAATCGCGTGATCCGCTGGAAGGGCGAAAGCTGCAACGGGCAGCAGACCTACGGTCGCGGTCGCGGGGTGCTGTTGCTCGGCACCAAGGGATCGGCGATCGTCGATCGCAACGGCTTCGAGCTATATGATTTGGCGGGCAAGCAGACCCGGCAGGTCAAGGCGGCTGCAACGTCGGAGACGACCGGGACGGTCGGGGAAGGCGTGCTCGACGTCTATCACGCGCGCAACTTCGTGGACGTGATCCGCGGCAAGGCAAGCGCGCTCGCTTCGCCGATCGCCGAGGGGCATATCAGCACCACGCTCTGCCACCTCGGCAACATCGCCTATCGCACCAACAGCGTGCTGACGATCGACCCGGCGACGGGCAAGCCCGCCAGCGCCGAGGCGATGAAATTGTGGGCGGTCGACTATCAGCCGGGCTGGGAGGTGAGGGCCTGA
- a CDS encoding Gfo/Idh/MocA family protein produces MTDKIFDVTRRTFLDRVLMATAGSVMATATPWAAIAAGAETAGSGKVRLGVIGTGDRGRALIQNIAKTRNCVVAAMCDTYAPNLGKARKWAAGTPEFSDHRAMLDARGLDAVVIATPLHRHAQHTFDAMDAGLHVWCEKAMARTIADCGRMVERARARGKILQIGHQRMFHPTYLNALRRVKAGEIGSITQIRASWHRNNAWRRPVPADSDDRRINWRLYRESSAGLMTELATHQLQVGNWFLDGVPTRVIGSGSICFWKDGREVYDHVALIYEYAGGRKVIYTSLLNNARYGCEEQIQGSKGTIEPELGRIYQEVPARALALQRMQADVKRGHKRTIPIGGATWFPELPVTTPGESLGWGEYDETMLQFEGFGEAVRSGKPLPGLLQQAYYASVASLLGEQAMDRGEAMTWPTSLVTV; encoded by the coding sequence ATGACCGACAAGATATTCGATGTGACGCGTCGCACGTTCCTCGATCGTGTGTTGATGGCCACTGCCGGCAGCGTGATGGCGACCGCGACGCCATGGGCGGCGATCGCCGCCGGTGCGGAAACCGCCGGGTCGGGCAAGGTGCGGCTCGGCGTGATCGGAACCGGCGATCGCGGACGCGCGCTGATCCAGAATATCGCAAAGACGCGCAACTGCGTGGTCGCCGCGATGTGCGACACCTATGCACCGAACCTCGGCAAGGCGCGTAAATGGGCGGCGGGCACGCCCGAGTTCAGCGATCATCGCGCGATGCTCGACGCACGCGGACTGGACGCGGTGGTGATCGCGACGCCGCTCCATCGCCACGCACAGCATACGTTCGACGCGATGGACGCCGGGCTCCACGTCTGGTGCGAGAAGGCGATGGCGCGAACGATCGCGGATTGTGGACGCATGGTCGAGCGCGCGCGTGCGCGGGGCAAGATCCTCCAGATCGGGCATCAGCGCATGTTCCATCCGACCTATCTCAACGCGTTGCGCCGCGTGAAGGCCGGGGAGATCGGCTCGATCACGCAGATCCGTGCGAGCTGGCATCGCAACAATGCGTGGCGTCGCCCGGTCCCTGCCGACAGCGATGATCGCCGGATCAACTGGCGGTTGTACCGCGAAAGCTCGGCAGGGTTGATGACCGAGCTGGCGACCCACCAGCTTCAGGTCGGCAACTGGTTTCTCGATGGCGTGCCGACCCGGGTGATCGGCTCGGGCAGCATCTGCTTCTGGAAGGACGGGCGTGAGGTCTACGACCATGTCGCGCTGATCTACGAATATGCGGGCGGCAGGAAGGTGATCTACACCTCGCTGCTCAACAACGCCCGTTACGGATGCGAGGAGCAGATCCAGGGCAGCAAGGGAACGATCGAGCCCGAACTCGGCCGCATCTATCAGGAGGTGCCGGCGCGTGCGCTGGCGTTGCAGCGGATGCAGGCCGACGTGAAGCGGGGGCACAAGCGCACGATCCCGATCGGCGGCGCGACGTGGTTTCCGGAACTGCCGGTGACGACTCCGGGTGAGTCGCTCGGCTGGGGCGAGTACGACGAGACGATGCTGCAGTTCGAAGGCTTCGGCGAGGCGGTCCGTTCGGGCAAACCGCTGCCGGGTTTGTTGCAGCAGGCCTATTACGCCAGCGTGGCCTCGCTGCTCGGCGAACAGGCGATGGACCGCGGGGAGGCGATGACCTGGCCGACGTCGCTGGTTACGGTTTGA
- a CDS encoding TatD family hydrolase, translated as MLADSHCHLNYKGLVEEQQAVLERARARGVTAMLNIATRESEWDAVLATAEREPDVWATVGIHPHEADAHPHVDTAKLVARGQHPRVVGVGESGLDYHYEHSDRARQQASFRAHIAAARALQVPIVVHTRDAEDDTLAILREGMEEGSFTGVIHCFTASGIFADAALQLGLFISVSGIVTFRNATDLQQTAARLPRERLLIETDAPFLAPVPNRGKPGEPAFVADTAAFLANLRGEEVEDLRSYTAHNFHHLFSKTLSR; from the coding sequence ATGCTCGCGGACAGCCATTGCCACCTCAACTACAAGGGGTTGGTCGAGGAACAGCAGGCGGTGCTCGAACGCGCCCGCGCGCGCGGCGTAACCGCGATGCTCAACATCGCCACCAGAGAGAGCGAGTGGGATGCGGTGCTGGCCACCGCCGAACGCGAGCCCGATGTCTGGGCGACGGTGGGCATCCACCCCCACGAGGCGGACGCCCACCCGCACGTCGACACCGCCAAGCTTGTGGCGCGCGGCCAGCACCCCCGCGTTGTCGGCGTCGGTGAGAGTGGGCTCGACTATCATTACGAGCATTCAGATCGCGCGCGGCAGCAGGCGAGCTTCCGCGCGCACATTGCCGCCGCGCGCGCTCTGCAGGTGCCGATCGTCGTCCACACCCGCGACGCCGAGGATGACACGCTCGCGATCCTGCGTGAGGGAATGGAGGAAGGAAGCTTCACCGGTGTGATCCACTGCTTCACCGCAAGCGGTATTTTCGCCGATGCGGCGCTACAACTCGGCCTGTTCATTTCTGTTTCCGGCATCGTGACGTTCCGCAACGCGACCGACTTGCAGCAAACCGCCGCACGTTTGCCGCGTGAGCGGCTCCTGATCGAAACGGATGCGCCGTTTCTTGCGCCCGTTCCGAACCGCGGCAAGCCGGGGGAGCCGGCGTTCGTCGCCGACACCGCGGCGTTTCTCGCCAACCTACGTGGCGAGGAAGTCGAGGATTTACGGTCGTATACGGCGCACAACTTTCACCATCTCTTCAGCAAGACGCTGTCACGGTGA
- a CDS encoding FAD:protein FMN transferase, with the protein MGGRLSAGLGGEGLTQPAVSTRALTATGELCFAAMGTRIELHRFGGGAPEALAMAQRAIELVDDALTIHRPSPATALNEALRSGRCAAIDDPILLDALVRIDDARSVTAGLFDPSVDARHGSVGWKDVRLDRRAMTIACAAPIAMDFGGFGKGYALDRAVVALRETQVDCALLSAGESSIAVIGEHPLGGAWSFAIPDPRDAEQMLVEVALIDEALSISATIGGGIDAPERAAMLRPGDAAAIVAPRTAIVVDRSGAMAEMLSTALIVADDAAARRLHDGTRRMLFELETAAAPTRMFV; encoded by the coding sequence GTGGGCGGTCGACTATCAGCCGGGCTGGGAGGTGAGGGCCTGACCCAGCCGGCCGTCTCGACCCGCGCACTGACCGCGACCGGCGAACTGTGCTTCGCCGCGATGGGAACGCGTATCGAGCTGCACCGCTTCGGTGGCGGTGCGCCCGAGGCGCTGGCCATGGCGCAGCGCGCGATCGAGCTTGTCGATGACGCGCTGACGATTCATCGGCCATCGCCGGCGACGGCGCTGAACGAGGCGCTGCGCAGCGGACGATGCGCAGCGATCGACGACCCGATCCTGCTCGACGCGTTGGTCCGTATCGATGATGCGCGCAGTGTGACGGCCGGTCTGTTCGATCCCAGTGTCGATGCGCGACATGGCTCGGTCGGCTGGAAGGACGTACGGCTGGATCGACGCGCGATGACGATCGCCTGCGCCGCGCCGATCGCGATGGACTTCGGTGGATTCGGTAAGGGGTATGCGCTCGATCGTGCGGTGGTGGCGTTACGCGAGACGCAGGTCGATTGCGCGTTGCTGTCGGCGGGGGAAAGCTCGATCGCGGTGATTGGCGAGCACCCGCTGGGCGGCGCGTGGTCGTTCGCCATTCCCGATCCTCGCGACGCCGAGCAGATGCTGGTCGAGGTCGCGCTGATCGATGAGGCGCTGTCGATCTCGGCGACGATCGGCGGCGGGATCGATGCGCCCGAGCGCGCGGCGATGCTGCGGCCGGGTGACGCCGCCGCGATCGTTGCGCCACGCACGGCGATCGTCGTCGACCGCAGCGGCGCGATGGCAGAGATGTTGAGTACCGCGCTGATCGTGGCGGATGACGCCGCGGCACGACGGCTGCATGATGGGACCAGGCGGATGCTCTTCGAACTCGAGACTGCTGCCGCACCGACCAGGATGTTCGTTTGA
- a CDS encoding TonB-dependent receptor — translation MTSQHRFKRHLHVSISLMSMVAATPLAAQTTGQTPSPAAASADQELPEGQVADIVVTGFRAALNNALNQKRNETAAIDSIVAEDIGKFPDSNLAESMQRIPGVALSRGDGGEGRNISVRGLGAQFTRVRINGMEGVSQVSGSDIRGGVATGRSFDFVTFPTEIFSALSVRKTMSADVEEGSLGATVDLRAPRPFDQKKDFVFSGTARGIYNDIKKDVDPRLSALFSKKFGDTFGILGSIAYSKRHIDEYAYSAADVVPTYVYGLEAPSSVPRTSTDPLIGSGPNRSLILPFCTPVGYTYRGVAVNGPSSGFTQSNGTPIGADANNCSTNNPRTGTAAAYDYIMSRPGANGRPGGGVFLPRLPRPVKSSQDQQRIAGSLTLQWKPSDLTDISIDGLYSRFKVNRLDTMFDARSFGRALSNNGQPLTSVREIEVDDNGSLIHGLFDGVDLRSEMQDEKFTSEYKQVNLNIDHRFSDTFRVFGLAGINRSELDVNRLQVAIDSNDTRNWSIDFRDNPDIPKVGYGIDTTNPALFQYGPPLATGDQRGQLSNFIRRNTITSKTFELNTEWKAAPGFTVQVGGQYRTNEYVALERQLTNTTPLTLPTGVSVSDFTFVTNGIGKNLGGQLQDFVAVDPDKFRRAVNFDTYSYCNIECARGTYGGVSEKYSTGYLMFKFDTSNALPFALRGDAGVRYVHTKLDTYGPITAAAPAGAPFASRFVISEVGRSYDDWLPSMNLALDVTPDLIARLSTSRVMSRPSYGQLIPAGSANLVIQTASFSNPFLEPIRANTFDASLEWYFAPGSLISLAYFYKNIESYIQTTSTSVAFQDIGLPLSLLSGTLLSGNDQFTVQRSNNTPGGPLRGFEVNVQLPFRFLPGALSNFGALANFTRVRSNINYIISPSLSRTAPLVGLSPETASGTLYYEDSRFSIRSTVNYRASFLTAVPSGSVDADSTSNASSIFVDASASYNLTENIKLIAEVSNITNETNRLTVDTVRQDPLYTAYFGRTYALAINFQL, via the coding sequence TTGACCAGTCAGCACCGCTTTAAGCGCCATCTGCACGTCTCGATCAGTCTGATGAGCATGGTCGCCGCCACGCCGCTCGCAGCGCAGACGACCGGCCAGACGCCCTCACCTGCCGCCGCCAGCGCCGATCAGGAACTGCCCGAGGGTCAGGTCGCCGATATCGTCGTCACCGGTTTTCGCGCCGCGCTGAACAACGCGCTCAACCAGAAGCGCAACGAGACGGCCGCGATCGACAGCATCGTCGCCGAAGATATCGGCAAATTCCCCGACTCCAACCTCGCCGAATCGATGCAGCGCATCCCCGGCGTCGCACTGTCGCGTGGTGACGGTGGCGAAGGGCGCAACATCTCGGTCCGCGGGCTCGGCGCGCAATTCACGCGCGTCCGCATCAACGGTATGGAAGGCGTGTCGCAGGTCAGCGGTAGTGATATCCGCGGCGGCGTCGCGACCGGGCGGTCATTCGACTTTGTGACCTTCCCGACCGAGATCTTCTCGGCGCTGTCGGTTCGCAAGACGATGTCCGCCGACGTCGAGGAAGGCTCGCTGGGCGCAACCGTCGATCTGCGCGCGCCCCGCCCGTTCGACCAGAAGAAGGACTTCGTCTTCTCAGGCACCGCTCGCGGCATCTACAACGACATCAAGAAGGACGTCGACCCGCGGCTGTCGGCGCTGTTCTCGAAGAAGTTCGGCGACACGTTCGGGATCCTCGGCAGCATCGCCTATTCGAAGCGCCACATCGACGAATATGCCTATTCGGCAGCCGACGTGGTCCCGACCTATGTCTACGGCCTCGAGGCTCCATCGAGCGTTCCCCGGACATCGACCGACCCGCTGATCGGCAGCGGCCCGAACCGCTCACTGATCCTCCCGTTCTGCACCCCCGTCGGCTACACCTATCGCGGTGTGGCGGTGAACGGCCCCAGCAGCGGGTTCACGCAATCGAACGGCACGCCGATCGGCGCGGACGCCAACAATTGCAGCACCAACAATCCCCGCACCGGCACTGCTGCGGCTTATGATTACATCATGAGCCGCCCCGGCGCGAATGGCCGTCCGGGTGGCGGCGTGTTCCTGCCCCGGCTGCCACGCCCGGTGAAGAGCAGCCAGGACCAGCAGCGGATCGCCGGATCGTTGACGCTGCAATGGAAGCCAAGCGATCTCACCGACATCTCGATCGATGGCCTGTATTCGCGCTTCAAGGTCAACCGCCTCGACACGATGTTCGACGCCCGCTCGTTCGGTCGTGCGCTGTCGAACAACGGTCAGCCGCTCACCTCGGTGCGAGAGATCGAAGTCGACGACAACGGCTCGCTGATCCACGGCCTGTTCGATGGCGTCGATCTCCGCTCGGAGATGCAGGACGAGAAATTCACCTCGGAATACAAGCAGGTAAACCTCAACATCGACCATCGCTTCTCCGACACGTTCCGCGTCTTCGGCCTTGCCGGCATCAACCGTTCGGAACTCGACGTGAACCGCCTTCAGGTCGCGATCGACTCGAACGACACACGCAATTGGTCGATCGACTTCCGCGACAATCCGGACATTCCGAAGGTCGGCTACGGCATCGACACCACCAATCCAGCGCTCTTCCAATATGGCCCGCCGCTCGCCACCGGCGACCAGCGCGGACAATTGTCCAATTTCATCCGGCGCAACACGATCACCAGCAAGACCTTCGAACTGAACACTGAATGGAAAGCGGCCCCCGGTTTCACCGTGCAGGTCGGCGGCCAATATCGCACCAACGAATATGTCGCGCTGGAGCGGCAACTGACCAATACCACGCCATTGACACTGCCCACCGGTGTGTCGGTCAGCGACTTCACCTTCGTGACCAACGGTATCGGCAAAAACCTCGGCGGTCAGCTTCAGGATTTCGTCGCGGTCGATCCCGACAAATTCCGTCGCGCGGTCAATTTCGACACCTATAGCTATTGCAACATTGAATGCGCGCGCGGGACCTACGGCGGGGTCAGCGAGAAATATTCGACCGGCTATTTGATGTTCAAATTCGACACCAGCAACGCGCTGCCGTTCGCACTGCGCGGCGATGCCGGCGTCCGCTACGTCCATACCAAGCTCGACACCTACGGCCCGATCACCGCCGCGGCGCCGGCTGGGGCGCCGTTCGCGTCGCGCTTCGTCATCTCGGAAGTCGGTCGTTCCTATGACGACTGGTTGCCGTCGATGAACCTCGCGCTCGACGTTACGCCCGATCTGATCGCGCGTTTGTCGACGTCGCGGGTCATGTCGCGCCCGTCCTATGGACAGTTGATCCCCGCGGGTAGCGCCAATCTGGTCATTCAGACCGCCTCGTTTAGCAACCCGTTCCTCGAGCCGATCCGCGCCAATACCTTCGACGCGTCGCTCGAATGGTATTTCGCCCCCGGCTCGCTGATCTCGCTCGCCTATTTCTACAAGAATATCGAGAGCTACATCCAGACGACCAGCACGAGCGTCGCCTTCCAGGACATCGGCCTGCCGCTGTCGCTGCTGTCGGGGACGCTGCTGAGCGGCAATGACCAGTTCACCGTTCAGCGGAGCAACAACACGCCCGGTGGCCCGTTACGCGGGTTCGAGGTCAACGTGCAGCTCCCGTTCCGCTTCCTGCCGGGTGCCCTCAGCAATTTCGGCGCGCTCGCCAACTTCACGCGCGTGCGATCGAACATCAACTACATCATCTCCCCGTCGCTCTCGCGCACCGCGCCGCTCGTCGGACTGTCGCCGGAGACCGCAAGCGGCACGCTTTATTATGAGGACAGCCGCTTCAGCATCCGCTCGACCGTCAACTATCGCGCATCGTTCCTGACAGCGGTGCCGAGCGGATCGGTCGACGCGGACTCTACGTCGAACGCCAGTTCGATCTTCGTCGACGCCTCGGCCTCGTACAACCTGACCGAGAACATCAAGCTGATCGCCGAAGTGTCGAACATCACCAACGAAACCAACCGGCTGACCGTCGATACCGTCCGTCAGGACCCGCTCTACACGGCCTATTTCGGGCGCACCTACGCGCTTGCGATCAACTTCCAGCTCTGA
- a CDS encoding MBL fold metallo-hydrolase, producing the protein MKVRILGSGTSSGVPRIGNDWGDCDPEEPRNRRKRSSILVEHDGKRILVDTSPDMRQQLLDADVNTFDAVIWTHEHADHVFGIDDLRQVYHALGRPVEGYARPRTAAALRRQFGYVFEGNRGYPPTVNLNDLPDKLRIGAIDISIVDQPHGGITSAGLRFEAGGHVIGYATDISAMTADMQQHYQHLDVWIVDALRRRPHPTHPDLATVLGWTDDLKPRQTALVHMDQSMDYATLCAELPPGVEPGFDGWEWSA; encoded by the coding sequence GTGAAGGTCCGCATTCTCGGCTCGGGCACGTCCTCCGGTGTCCCCCGGATCGGCAACGACTGGGGCGATTGCGATCCAGAAGAACCTCGTAACCGTCGGAAAAGATCATCAATTCTCGTCGAGCACGACGGTAAGCGTATCCTGGTCGACACCAGCCCGGACATGCGTCAGCAATTGCTCGACGCCGACGTGAACACGTTCGATGCGGTGATCTGGACGCACGAGCACGCCGATCATGTCTTTGGAATCGATGATCTTCGTCAGGTCTACCATGCGCTCGGACGTCCGGTAGAGGGATACGCCCGGCCGCGCACTGCCGCAGCGCTTCGCCGCCAATTCGGCTATGTCTTCGAAGGCAATCGCGGATACCCGCCCACGGTAAATCTCAATGACTTGCCGGATAAACTTCGCATCGGCGCGATCGATATCAGCATCGTCGACCAACCGCACGGCGGCATCACCTCAGCGGGATTGCGCTTCGAAGCCGGCGGCCATGTCATTGGCTATGCCACTGATATCAGCGCAATGACCGCCGACATGCAGCAGCATTACCAGCACCTCGACGTCTGGATCGTCGACGCCCTGCGACGCCGCCCACATCCCACGCATCCCGACCTAGCAACGGTGCTGGGCTGGACCGACGACCTAAAACCACGCCAAACCGCACTAGTCCACATGGATCAGTCGATGGACTACGCCACGCTCTGCGCCGAACTACCGCCGGGCGTAGAACCGGGCTTCGATGGCTGGGAGTGGTCGGCGTGA
- a CDS encoding FadR/GntR family transcriptional regulator: MRKTESGGKLYRGIVDAIMTDIAAGIYPVGARLPAERDLTERFKVSRPTVREAMIALEMQGIVEARKGSGVFVLATGAVDASRELDIGAFEITEARRLLEGEVAAVAATEIDAAQLAELRALLGQMEQSDVTVAEDADRRFHIAIAEATGNAVIIAAVTDFWDMRFRSPLAREVLVKAGSLGTESRMAEHGRILAALEARSPVDARNAMRDHLSRVIDHLLDVTETEAVERARAEATQRRHALRRRAV, encoded by the coding sequence ATGCGCAAGACAGAAAGTGGCGGCAAGCTGTATCGCGGGATCGTCGATGCGATCATGACCGACATCGCCGCCGGCATCTATCCCGTGGGTGCGCGCCTTCCCGCCGAACGCGACCTGACCGAGCGGTTCAAGGTGAGTCGCCCTACCGTGCGCGAGGCGATGATCGCCTTGGAGATGCAGGGCATCGTCGAGGCTCGCAAGGGATCCGGGGTTTTCGTGCTCGCGACCGGCGCGGTCGATGCGAGTCGCGAGCTGGATATCGGCGCGTTCGAGATCACCGAAGCGCGACGGCTGCTGGAAGGTGAGGTCGCGGCGGTCGCCGCCACTGAGATCGATGCCGCGCAACTCGCCGAACTCCGCGCCTTGCTGGGGCAAATGGAGCAGAGTGACGTAACGGTTGCCGAAGATGCCGACCGCCGTTTCCACATCGCGATCGCCGAGGCGACCGGCAATGCGGTGATCATCGCCGCCGTCACCGACTTCTGGGACATGCGGTTCCGCTCCCCGCTCGCGCGCGAGGTGCTCGTCAAGGCAGGCAGCCTCGGCACGGAGAGCCGCATGGCGGAACATGGCCGCATCCTCGCGGCGCTTGAGGCGCGCTCGCCGGTCGACGCGCGCAACGCGATGCGCGACCATCTAAGCCGCGTGATCGACCATCTGCTCGACGTGACCGAGACCGAGGCGGTCGAGCGGGCGCGTGCCGAGGCGACACAGCGTCGTCATGCGCTCAGACGCCGCGCGGTTTAA